The Pseudanabaena galeata CCNP1313 genome includes a region encoding these proteins:
- a CDS encoding valine--tRNA ligase, translating into MSTTELPKQYNPLESEAKWQKYWEESGVFVADSESEKESYCIMIPPPNVTGSLHMGHAFQEVLIDILIRYHRMRGFNALWLPGTDHASIAVQTILDKQIKAEGKTNQEIGREQFLERAWKWKAESGGTIVSQLRRLGVSADWTRERFTMDEGLSNSVTEAFVKLYEAGLIYRGEYLVNWCPESQSAVSDLEVDSKEVNGHLWHFRYPLADRSGHLVVATTRPETMLGDTAVAVNPEDDRYKHLIGKTIMLPIMNREIPIIGDQYVDKAFGSGCVKITPAHDPNDFEMGKRHQLPLINILNKDGSINENGGEFQGQDRFVARKNVVAKLEQLGLLEKIEDYTHTVPYSERGKVPVEPLLSIQWFVNIKPLSDFALEQFDKQNSPTFVPDRWGKVYRDWLIRLKDWCISRQLWWGHQIPAWYAPDGTIFVARTEAEAYTQAKVKFGEDITLERDPDVLDTWFSSGLWPFSTLGWPEQTQDLETFYPTSVLVTGFDIIFFWVARMTMMAGYFTGKMPFHTVYIHGLVRDENNQKMSKSKNNGIDPLVLINKYGTDALRYSLVKEVTGAGQDIRLDYNRKTDESTTVETARNFANKLWNASRFVMMNLNLECGSATLQVENLELADRWILSRYYQTVLQVREQLDAYSMGEATKSLYEFFWGDFCDWYIELVKSRLQETADPTSRATVQQTLAFVLDGLLRLLHPFMPHVTEEIWQLLTYGTSEPSCDRPVLAIQPYPEVDTTHINEELEEQFKLIIGTIRTIRNLRAEAEIKPSLKVKVILQSDSDRERTLLEAGQSYILDLARVEDLAVVSTVDESVTEEAIAGVVGTVQAIVSLVGVVDIAQLVAKLERSLKKLEGAIASSQGRLNNEGYVKKAPPDVVATARAELEESLKQQEILKARLAQLQKNSTSSPAYN; encoded by the coding sequence ATGAGTACGACCGAGCTTCCCAAACAATATAATCCTCTCGAATCTGAAGCCAAGTGGCAAAAATATTGGGAGGAAAGTGGCGTATTTGTAGCTGACAGCGAAAGCGAAAAAGAATCCTACTGCATCATGATTCCACCGCCCAATGTCACGGGCAGCTTACATATGGGTCATGCTTTTCAAGAAGTATTAATCGATATCCTGATTCGCTATCATCGGATGCGTGGGTTTAATGCCCTGTGGTTGCCGGGAACAGATCATGCCAGCATTGCTGTGCAGACGATTCTCGATAAACAGATTAAAGCTGAAGGTAAAACCAATCAAGAGATTGGACGCGAGCAGTTTTTAGAGAGAGCATGGAAATGGAAAGCGGAATCGGGCGGTACGATTGTTTCGCAGTTGCGGCGCTTAGGTGTATCCGCTGACTGGACTCGTGAACGCTTCACGATGGATGAAGGTTTATCAAATTCGGTAACCGAAGCTTTTGTCAAACTTTACGAGGCTGGTTTGATTTATCGAGGCGAATATCTAGTTAACTGGTGTCCCGAATCGCAATCCGCCGTATCTGATCTGGAAGTTGATAGTAAAGAAGTAAATGGTCATCTTTGGCATTTTCGCTATCCATTAGCCGATCGCTCTGGACATCTAGTGGTTGCGACTACCAGACCAGAGACGATGTTGGGTGATACGGCTGTGGCTGTCAATCCTGAAGACGATCGCTACAAGCATCTAATTGGCAAGACGATCATGTTACCAATCATGAATCGCGAGATTCCGATTATTGGCGATCAATATGTCGATAAAGCCTTTGGTAGTGGTTGCGTTAAGATTACGCCTGCCCATGACCCTAATGACTTTGAGATGGGTAAACGTCATCAGCTTCCACTGATCAATATTCTCAATAAAGATGGCTCGATCAATGAGAATGGCGGCGAGTTCCAAGGACAAGATCGCTTTGTAGCGCGTAAAAACGTCGTAGCAAAGCTAGAACAATTGGGCTTATTGGAAAAAATTGAAGACTATACCCATACTGTTCCCTATTCAGAGCGCGGCAAAGTACCTGTCGAACCATTGCTTTCAATTCAGTGGTTTGTGAATATCAAGCCGCTTTCAGACTTTGCACTAGAACAGTTTGACAAACAAAACTCGCCCACCTTCGTACCCGATCGCTGGGGGAAGGTTTACCGTGATTGGCTAATTCGTCTTAAGGATTGGTGTATTTCCCGTCAACTATGGTGGGGACATCAGATTCCTGCTTGGTATGCACCCGATGGCACAATTTTCGTGGCGAGAACCGAGGCTGAGGCATATACCCAAGCGAAGGTGAAATTTGGTGAAGATATAACTTTAGAACGTGATCCAGATGTACTTGATACATGGTTCTCATCAGGTTTATGGCCATTCTCGACTTTGGGCTGGCCAGAGCAGACACAGGACTTGGAGACTTTTTATCCGACAAGTGTGCTAGTTACGGGGTTTGACATTATTTTCTTCTGGGTCGCACGGATGACGATGATGGCAGGCTATTTTACGGGCAAGATGCCTTTCCACACGGTCTATATTCATGGATTGGTGCGCGATGAAAATAATCAGAAGATGTCTAAATCCAAGAATAATGGCATCGATCCATTAGTTCTCATTAATAAATATGGAACTGATGCGTTGCGCTATTCGCTGGTTAAGGAGGTAACAGGCGCAGGACAAGACATTCGCCTTGATTACAATCGCAAAACTGACGAATCGACAACCGTAGAGACAGCCCGCAACTTTGCCAATAAGCTTTGGAATGCTTCGCGATTTGTGATGATGAACCTCAACTTGGAGTGTGGCTCCGCCACGCTCCAAGTTGAGAATTTAGAACTTGCCGATCGCTGGATTTTGTCGCGTTACTACCAGACGGTTTTGCAAGTGCGTGAACAACTTGATGCCTACAGCATGGGCGAAGCAACCAAAAGCCTGTATGAGTTCTTCTGGGGTGATTTCTGCGATTGGTACATTGAGCTAGTTAAATCCCGTTTACAGGAAACTGCCGACCCTACTTCTCGCGCCACCGTGCAGCAAACCCTTGCCTTTGTCCTCGATGGGCTTTTGCGCTTACTGCATCCATTTATGCCCCATGTCACTGAGGAAATCTGGCAGTTGCTCACCTATGGCACGAGTGAGCCATCGTGCGATCGCCCAGTGCTCGCGATTCAACCCTATCCCGAAGTTGACACCACCCACATTAATGAAGAGTTAGAAGAACAATTCAAGTTAATCATTGGCACAATCCGCACCATTCGCAATCTTCGTGCTGAAGCTGAGATTAAGCCTAGTCTGAAGGTGAAAGTGATTTTACAATCCGACAGCGATCGCGAACGCACCTTACTAGAAGCAGGACAAAGCTATATTCTCGATTTAGCAAGGGTTGAAGATTTGGCAGTTGTGTCAACCGTCGATGAATCGGTGACCGAAGAGGCGATCGCAGGTGTAGTTGGCACGGTACAGGCGATCGTGTCGCTAGTCGGCGTTGTCGATATTGCTCAATTGGTTGCCAAGCTAGAACGCAGTCTCAAGAAGTTGGAAGGGGCGATCGCTTCTAGCCAAGGTCGTTTAAACAATGAAGGCTATGTCAAAAAGGCTCCCCCTGACGTGGTTGCTACCGCCCGCGCAGAACTGGAAGAGTCCTTGAAACAGCAAGAGATTCTCAAAGCACGTCTAGCTCAGTTGCAAAAGAATAGTACTTCCTCCCCAGCTTATAACTGA